Part of the Prunus dulcis chromosome 8, ALMONDv2, whole genome shotgun sequence genome is shown below.
TATCTGACTCTAGCCGTGTTCAACACAAGCTTGAAAGGTTCCCTCATTATGTAGGTAGGTAATTCATAGAACATGATATCTCCACTTATTATCtccatgtaaaaataaaaaagacttATTGTGATCTATATATGAGGCCTTGTTATTGCAAAAACCTGTTGGCAGAAAATTCAAGAAGCAATTTTAACGGaattgtgtttgtgtgtttgtgttttcTGCATTGCCTTGTGGGTGCACATGCAGCTAGGCAGCTGGGATTTAAAGACAGAAGAGAATGTCCACATCTCTGCAAGTTAGCCACTGAATACATCAGAAAATTCGAAGGGTTTGAGGATGATATCTATAACTTCTTCTCAAGTGAACCGGATGCCGATTCGCTGTTTGTGAAGCTTGTGGAGGAGTTTGAGAGATGCATCCTCAGCTATTTTGCATTTCATTGGAGCCTAGCTGACCTCATGATTAGTCAGGTGGTTAAGATCCTAATCATTTTGCATTGAAAGACAATATGAAAGAATGtaattaaaatcctaattagtcatatttttcttctgtgGAACCTCAAGTGATAAGGATTTGTGAAATTTCAGATCTTGAGCTGTGATGCTGAGCCTAAAAAGAAGCTCAAGAACATTGTCATGGCAGCAACCAGGTAGGTAGGAATTACTTATTATACGCAAGCATTACCAAAGTGAAGCACAattattattgtaattttgttttttggtagGGAAAATTGAATATAATCTTGACTTTGTGTTGTGATATAGAGAACAGAGATTTGAGAGGGTgacaaaaaatttgaaggtGGCTAGAGTTTTCACAACGTTAGTGGAAGAGATGAAAGCAATGGGACTGGCGACGGCGGTGGATGACTCAACATGTACAGAGGTGATGGCTCCAGTAGCACATGCTGATAGAAGTCCAGTCCTCCTCCTCATGGGAGGTGGAATGGGAGCAGGGAAGAGCACTGTGCTAAAGGACATCCTCAAAGAGTAAGAGTTCATTTTTCAAGCAAAATgcatgctatatatatatatatatatatatatatatatatataaagcaactTCTCTTCTTCCCTTAACATTTTCCTTCTCAACTCTCTCTCGCATGGCATGGATTGAAGCCTACATGAATATCTTGATAACCGATCCTATTATATATCGGGTAGAAATTCTGTTTGCTACTGTAGTTAATTGGAAATCATAAGCATAAACAATTATATTACATTACTGTAAGCACATTTTACAACCAAGCAACGACAAGGCAAGCTCTTCCCATCATCACGGCTTGGTAGATTTCATTCAATTCAACCATCATTttcaagcaaaagaaaacatcATTTAATGTTAACCTTTTTGGTTGAAATGTGTGTTGTAGAACATTCTGGGCTGGAGCAGCGGGGAATGCAGTAGTCATTGAGGCAGATGCCTTCAAAGAAACAGATGTTATATATAGAGCCCTCAGCTCTAGAGGACATCATGACATGCTTCAAACTGCTGAACTGGTATACGCCAAATCCCTCTCCCTACAAATAGCTACAAATTAACCCATCAACTCAGCTACATAAATACAACTGTACATAGCCTTTTATAGGAGGGAGCTTGGTTTTAGTGTGTTTATATCTGAATCTAGATGAAAAGCTAATCACACTAATCTAAACTATACTCATCTTACCACATATCGCCAACTACAGCGAGCAATGCAAATGATTATAACAAGTTTGTTGATCAATATTGCTCCTTacgcaaaaataaaaatcctcaTAAACACTCTTTCATTTTAGTGGGATTGCAATTAAGCCCCGTTTTCTGGATTTTGTTTTCgactttaaaagaaaattcctaTGTGGAAAAACTTCAGTTGGATAACTTTATATTATTGTATATAAAACTCATAGATACCTATCCTTAACTACAGttcattcaaataattttttaaggaTAGTATGAGCTGATTAAAATGATTTCAAACAGGTACACCAATCATCTACGGACGCAGCATCATCACTCTTGGTCACAGCACTTAATGAAGGGCGGGATGTGATCATGGATGGCACACTCTCTTGGGTACCATTTGTTGTGCAGACGGTAACAATGGCCAGAAATGTCCACCGCCGCCGTTATCGGATGGGACCTGGTTACAAGGAGGGTGAAGATGGAACTGTTATAGAAAACTATTGGGAACGACTTGACGATGAAGAACCAGAACAAGTAGGAGGCAGAAAGAGAAAACCATACAGGATAGAGCTTGTTGGAGTTGTGTGTGATGCTTATCTAGCTGCTATAAGAGGCATAAGGTATGTGGTCTTaccttatttttttgttcactTTCGAACTTTTAGcagtaaaaagaaaagcatttCCTCTTGAGGCCCTGATAAATGAAAGTCAATGACAACAGGAGAGCTATCATGTGTAGAAGAGCTGTACGAGTAAACTCACAATTGAAATCCCACAAGAGATTTGCAAATGCATTTCTAACATATTGCCAACTGGTTGACAACGCAAGACTATATTGCACTAATGCATTGGAAGGTCCACCTAAGGTACACTTGCTATCCCTTCTTTTAGTTTATATATCTTCCTTCCTTTCCAATGTAAAGAACCTGCACATATACCTTAACTCAACTCAAGAGTGTTACATTCCATGCATTCAGACTTCCACATAACCAAGGCTCTGAATGGACTTTCTTGAATTCTGTATCTCCTAGCCTCGGAACTCATAGTCGTTGCACGTGTGATGAGCCAGCCCCTCTATCTGACCTGAAATAACCTTGCTTTAGACATTAAGAGTCCTAATGTAAGATGCgaaatataatttattcaaCCATGGATGGAAAACATAGCTTCCAGGACCAGACCAATAACAAAAAGTTCCGCTTGGAAGTAGTTTATAGTAGTCTAACATTATATGTGTGATACTAAGATAATAATTGTTGTGAAGTTGATAGGATGGAAAGACAAAGACAGAACCTTGCTTGTTGATCCGGACGAAATTGATTGCTTGAAAAGGGTGGGCCGATTAAATGACACAGCGAATTCCATATACGAACTTTACAAGCACCCTAACCCAGCTTGTGAAACTGGGTCAATCTGGAAGGACATTGTCTTATCACCTTCAAGATtaaacattcaaaaagagCTGAAGTACTCCATCCAGAAAGCTGAAAGATTGAAACGATAAACCAATGGTCCAGGCCAGGTGCGTTTTAAACTTCTTATCTTCACAGCACAGATCAGAAGATGGAGACTGAACAAAGCATTGGAAGTTTTCAATATCTGCAACCAATGAGTATTTTGTCTGTGTTTTACCAAAAACTAGGATCTTTTTGTCTGTGTTGTACCAAAAATGAGGAGCTTACTCCTAAGATTTATATATAGAGAAAGTGAAGATTTGAAGGTCAAAATTCGGACTTATCTTTGTCAATGGTCATAGgtatatacatatttatgAGATTGATAATATCTGAATCTCCCTGTTGTATGACCTTCATTAGGTCAGTGTAGAAAAGAtgtcttcctttttctttttcttttactgtTTTGGTAGCCTAAAATTACCCACAatataacataaaattttaagtccAATGTGGAGTAGGGATAATGTATATGCATGTGATGCCTATTTATAATTGAGTATAACTACAAAAGCAATGCAAGccccaaaaggaaaatttggAAATCTTCGATCTCAAGGCATTTACACTAACTAGATATGCATCCACGCATAACCCAATATTCATTCTCTTTCAAATAATATTTGGCATGAAAGGAATGGATTAATGACTTTGAATTCAGATATTCCTGGTAATGAAGAAACTGCAAGTATTAAATGAGTCATGTATTATTTTGGTAAGAACAAATGAGTTATTTAAATATCAAAGGAATGATAAAGAATTGCAATTCCTGGAATATCAGTTAAGCGTTAAGCATTCACACAGTAATCTCCAATACACGTCTCTTAAATCTAAAGATCCACAGCTAACTGCCAAATAAATTCCACTCCAGATCCCTAAATAGCAAATGCATTGGGGAGGGTATTGGGATACATCATGGAGAAAGAAATAATCTGACAAAAAAACAATGATATCTTATAAACCATCGTTTAATTTGTACTGTTTATTGCTGTGATTCTTTCCTCTACGCTTTCAGAagtcaaaagaacaaaaaggaTTTTCTAAGCTAGGACCATGCATTTGAAGCATCAAATTAACAATTAACAAAGTATAGATGACATGAATGAATACCTGATGGATATCAGCCAGCTACATTCAATGTTTAACCTGGATTTGAGGCTGAAAACCTGCCCCGCGTTAGGTAAACAAaagttagaaaataaaaagagggagaaaatGATAGATAAATGAGAGGGGGGCCAGAGAGAGCTCTCTCAAGCTAAGATCAATAGTAAACAAGGTTAAGTTTTAAAGGAAACATGGTAAAATACATGCCTGCTTGTGTCCCTGTACATCCCCAGAATAAACAAAGATGTTCACAACCAAGTATTCCTTGGTCAACGAGTCATCAGTAATAATTCCTTTACTTTGGCATTGCATGGGTAGAATTAAGTCCCGCATATAGGATTGTTGTTTCGTAAAGTCCAGTGAATTCTTACACCATATCTTGAGTAGCTTGTGACCTCTAGAAAACAGGCAACATAAGAACTTGTCTTATATACGGGCATGAAGTTCATCCAACAATAGTAGAACCAAATGCCAATCCTTTTTGGTTTATGCAAAGATGAATATACATGTCTCTTTTCTCCAGTTTGCTCTGAATCTTATTTCCACCAAACAAGTTCTCCAAATTCCTAAAGGTTTTGTGTGATTTACAAACCTGGGATCTAACTACTTTAGTGTTCCATGCTGATCCTAAATGAACTGGCCCAAGTTATGTCTGGCCATTGATTCTCAATCACACCTCTAATGGAACAGCCTGAAATCTGGTCAAGAGTTTTCTGTTAGTTGAGAACGAGTGTAGTCATATGGATAGCCAAGTCCTGGTTTACAACTGGTTCCTTGATAGGACGATTATTTCACCTATGTGTAGCTTGTGACAGGTGAGCGAACAGATAAGGCTAATGCGTATTTTTGCATGACATTAAATTCACAAATACATAAATGTAACCAGAATGCAGAAAATACAATGGTAagcagaaaaggaaaacatgAACCAAAAAAAGCAACTACATATGAATGACGAAAAAATTTCCTGAATAATATGGAGATTGGAACATagttttgagaaataattGCACAACAGCAGAGCATATAAGAGAAATGGAAACTGCCTAAGAGATTCACATGTAGGTTCTAGTCCCTCCTCATGCTCAATCTCTATAATTTATCTCCTCCGTGGTCTAGCAGGCAAGGTAATGCTCAGTCTTGTCAAGGAGAGGGACCTTTCCAGTGGTATACCCAAGCATACATCTCACAATAAGCATCTTTCAATCTCAATTTCTTGCAGCTCGCAGAATCATCATCAATAGTGAAGCTACGTATTCTGTTCATTTTAAGTTACTACCATAATTAGAAATAACCTATTAATCCCAAGAACAAGAATTCGCGATATCAGAGCCAATGGATGTAAGATTGTGAAATGAACACCAGCTCCCACTGCTTTCTTTTCCAATCTCATATTCATACATTCTTTATCTTATATGCAAGAAAACAAGATTGAACATTAATTTAC
Proteins encoded:
- the LOC117636620 gene encoding uncharacterized protein LOC117636620 isoform X2 — protein: MQKDHNNSKPTFTQILVASSIGIIIAAAVHYRLRKLKDQKIIPRLKISDSSRVQHKLERFPHYVARQLGFKDRRECPHLCKLATEYIRKFEGFEDDIYNFFSSEPDADSLFVKLVEEFERCILSYFAFHWSLADLMISQILSCDAEPKKKLKNIVMAATREQRFERVTKNLKVARVFTTLVEEMKAMGLATAVDDSTCTEVMAPVAHADRSPVLLLMGGGMGAGKSTVLKDILKETFWAGAAGNAVVIEADAFKETDVIYRALSSRGHHDMLQTAELVHQSSTDAASSLLVTALNEGRDVIMDGTLSWVPFVVQTVTMARNVHRRRYRMGPGYKEGEDGTVIENYWERLDDEEPEQVGGRKRKPYRIELVGVVCDAYLAAIRGIRRAIMCRRAVRVNSQLKSHKRFANAFLTYCQLVDNARLYCTNALEGPPKLIGWKDKDRTLLVDPDEIDCLKRVGRLNDTANSIYELYKHPNPACETGSIWKDIVLSPSRLNIQKELKYSIQKAERLKR
- the LOC117636620 gene encoding uncharacterized protein LOC117636620 isoform X1, producing the protein MQKGKHHGTKLVSLWILASSVAICFHPSCTNLCNLSLLTSQFSSDHNNSKPTFTQILVASSIGIIIAAAVHYRLRKLKDQKIIPRLKISDSSRVQHKLERFPHYVARQLGFKDRRECPHLCKLATEYIRKFEGFEDDIYNFFSSEPDADSLFVKLVEEFERCILSYFAFHWSLADLMISQILSCDAEPKKKLKNIVMAATREQRFERVTKNLKVARVFTTLVEEMKAMGLATAVDDSTCTEVMAPVAHADRSPVLLLMGGGMGAGKSTVLKDILKETFWAGAAGNAVVIEADAFKETDVIYRALSSRGHHDMLQTAELVHQSSTDAASSLLVTALNEGRDVIMDGTLSWVPFVVQTVTMARNVHRRRYRMGPGYKEGEDGTVIENYWERLDDEEPEQVGGRKRKPYRIELVGVVCDAYLAAIRGIRRAIMCRRAVRVNSQLKSHKRFANAFLTYCQLVDNARLYCTNALEGPPKLIGWKDKDRTLLVDPDEIDCLKRVGRLNDTANSIYELYKHPNPACETGSIWKDIVLSPSRLNIQKELKYSIQKAERLKR
- the LOC117636620 gene encoding uncharacterized protein LOC117636620 isoform X3, with translation MQKGKHHGTKLVSLWILASSVAICFHPSCTNLCNLSLLTSQFSSDHNNSKPTFTQILVASSIGIIIAAAVHYRLRKLKDQKIIPRLKISDSSRVQHKLERFPHYVARQLGFKDRRECPHLCKLATEYIRKFEGFEDDIYNFFSSEPDADSLFVKLVEEFERCILSYFAFHWSLADLMISQILSCDAEPKKKLKNIVMAATREQRFERVTKNLKVARVFTTLVEEMKAMGLATAVDDSTCTEVMAPVAHADRSPVLLLMGGGMGAGKSTVLKDILKETFWAGAAGNAVVIEADAFKETDVIYRALSSRGHHDMLQTAELVHQSSTDAASSLLVTALNEGRDVIMDGTLSWVPFVVQTVTMARNVHRRRYRMGPGYKEGEDGTVIENYWERLDDEEPEQVGGRKRKPYRIELVGVVCDAYLAAIRGIRRAIMCRRAVRVNSQLKSHKRFANAFLTYCQLVDNARLYCTNALEGPPKDGKTKTEPCLLIRTKLIA